The Schistocerca nitens isolate TAMUIC-IGC-003100 chromosome 7, iqSchNite1.1, whole genome shotgun sequence genome contains a region encoding:
- the LOC126195766 gene encoding uncharacterized protein LOC126195766 yields the protein MTTNTTDCLPSWLDKDFAEKSLKDSNNYQDFRVLSADVQQASALGENFMSEIYRMTVELEHKVKRHKETVSLIVKLFPGGEVMQKIAQDMQAFERETLMFSETIPAMTQILQKAAPGKYTQLSAMCFTSGTQPVIYVVLEDLKARGFVMAERCKGLDLAHAKLVVRKLAEFHASSIALYAQNPTSMDKYKSFQLFEGEAGKHIESFLKLGCKGLADQLETLEKSYSQYAPRVRALSENLYPHLAKMAKQKGKFCALAHADTWTNNIMFKYSGSAVQDVVLLDFQVSCYHSPSIDLHHFIHTSITEQVYAGHLTDLLKEYYNHLMEVMEDIGISRDKQISFEEVLEDFEAHMLYGLYIAISELPVARSEGESGFDVEASMKGTYTDDNRSAFTGAAYMQAIKRMLPEFEKRGLL from the coding sequence ATGACTACTAACACCACAGATTGTCTGCCCTCGTGGCTGgacaaggattttgctgaaaaatctCTGAAGGATTCCAACAATTATCAAGACTTCAGGGTCCTCTCCGCAGATGTACAACAAGCATCAGCTCTAGGAGAAAACTTCATGAGTGAAATCTATCGTATGACTGTGGAACTAGAGCATAAAGTCAAGCGGCATAAGGAAACTGTGTCattaatagtaaaattatttcCAGGTGGAGAAGTTATGCAGAAAATAGCACAGGACATGCAAGCCTTTGAGAGAGAGACTCTCATGTTCAGTGAGACCATTCCTGCAATGACACAGATATTACAGAAAGCAGCCCCTGGTAAATACACACAGTTATCTGCAATGTGTTTCACCTCTGGGACTCAGCCAGTTATCTATGTAGTCCTCGAGGACTTGAAGGCCAGAGGGTTTGTAATGGCAGAGAGGTGCAAGGGACTGGACTTGGCTCATGCAAAACTTGTTGTCAGGAAACTGGCTGAGTTCCATGCATCTTCCATTGCACTGTATGCACAGAACCCTACATCAATGGACAAATATAAGAGTTTTCAATTGTTTGAAGGAGAAGCAGGTAAGCACATAGAGTCCTTCTTGAAACTAGGCTGCAAAGGTCTCGCAGATCAGCTGGAGACATTAGAGAAATCATACTCACAGTATGCACCAAGAGTCCGAGCTCTCTCAGAAAACCTATACCCACATCTAGCAAAGATGGCAAAACAGAAGGGAAAGTTTTGTGCCTTAGCTCATGCAGATACCTGGACCAACAACATTATGTTCAAATACTCTGGTAGTGCCGTCCAAGATGTGGTTCTACTCGACTTTCAGGTTTCTTGCTACCATTCACCTTCAATTGACTTACATCATTTTATACACACTAGTATTACAGAACAAGTGTATGCTGGTCACTTAACAGACCTTTTGAAAGAGTACTATAATCATTTAATGGAAGTGATGGAAGATATTGGTATCAGCAGAGACAAACAGATATCCTTTGAGGAGGTGCTTGAAGACTTTGAGGCCCACATGCTGTATGGCTTGTACATAGCAATATCAGAGCTTCCAGTTGCACGCAGTGAAGGGGAATCTGGTTTTGATGTAGAGGCATCTATGAAAGGAACATACACTGATGATAATAGAAGTGCTTTTACAGGTGCTGCGTATATGCAAGCTATAAAACGTATGCTGCCAGAATTTGAAAAGAGAGGTTTATTGTGA